The proteins below come from a single Eucalyptus grandis isolate ANBG69807.140 chromosome 3, ASM1654582v1, whole genome shotgun sequence genomic window:
- the LOC120291412 gene encoding delta(14)-sterol reductase-like has translation MAKSPRVTLVLYAAGCNSTSDSSSLKPHLSGNLIHDLWFGIQLNPQFIGIDLKFFFVRAGMMGWLLINLSVLARSVQDGNLSLSMILYQLFCVLYILDYFVYEEYMTST, from the exons ATGGCAAAAAGtccgaga GTTACGTTAGTACTCTACGCTGCTGGGTGCAATTCGACTAGTGACAGTTCCTCCCTAAAGCCTCACCTGTCAGGAAACCTCATTCATGACTT GTGGTTTGGAATACAGCTGAATCCTCAATTTATTGGGATAGACCTCAA GTTTTTCTTTGTACGAGCAGGTATGATGGGATGGCTTCTTATCAATTTGTCAGTTCTAGCTAGAAGTGTCCAAGATGGCAACTTGAGCCTATCAATGATCCTTTATCAATTATTCTGTGTG ttATATATCCTGGACTACTTTGTGTACGAGGAGTATATGACTTCCACGTAA